In the Leptospira limi genome, one interval contains:
- a CDS encoding D-alanine--D-alanine ligase family protein encodes MKTVILACDLYNSDHPQRSQEWESEETIAYMEKTIDSLGYDVVSLSDPKEITSVLSNIPKGNRENWIVWNLVEGYTSASREAYIPALCEYLGIAHTGSSAAVQSITLDKYKTKVFLRSLGIRVTDSELLTEYQTEPKLQFPVFVKPNGEGSSLGISESNKIRDLSEWEIRIPKFLKEHSPLLVEPFLSGRELTVGVIGNLNHYQVLPMAYVDTPTGIYHEGIKSKSEFLESLDFEVPISLQKELESTSLKIANLLGSSGYIRIDFKLEREIPYCLEVNATPGFSKIYSTLPMLWERTGKLYSELLELCINLGFEEYQTHPRYQYGKDQNV; translated from the coding sequence ATGAAAACCGTCATTCTTGCCTGTGATCTTTATAATTCGGACCATCCGCAACGTTCCCAAGAATGGGAATCGGAAGAAACCATAGCCTATATGGAAAAAACAATTGATTCCTTAGGGTATGATGTGGTGTCACTTTCGGATCCAAAAGAAATTACATCTGTTCTTTCCAATATTCCAAAGGGAAACAGGGAAAATTGGATCGTGTGGAATCTTGTGGAAGGTTATACTTCTGCCTCTAGAGAAGCCTACATACCTGCGTTATGCGAATATTTAGGAATTGCGCATACTGGGAGTTCCGCGGCAGTGCAATCTATTACTTTGGATAAATACAAAACCAAAGTTTTTTTGCGTTCCTTGGGTATCCGAGTCACTGATTCAGAACTACTGACAGAATATCAAACAGAACCAAAACTCCAATTTCCTGTATTTGTGAAACCCAATGGAGAAGGATCGAGTTTGGGAATTTCGGAATCAAATAAGATCCGTGACCTGAGTGAATGGGAGATTCGGATTCCAAAGTTTCTCAAGGAACATTCTCCGCTTTTAGTAGAACCATTTTTATCAGGAAGGGAACTTACGGTTGGTGTGATTGGAAATTTGAATCACTACCAAGTTTTACCCATGGCCTATGTGGATACTCCTACAGGGATATACCATGAAGGAATCAAATCAAAATCTGAATTTTTGGAATCCTTGGATTTTGAAGTTCCTATTTCCCTCCAAAAGGAATTAGAATCCACTTCTTTGAAAATTGCTAATTTACTCGGAAGTTCAGGTTATATCAGAATCGATTTTAAGTTGGAACGAGAAATACCTTATTGTTTGGAAGTGAATGCTACACCTGGATTTTCTAAGATCTATTCCACCTTGCCAATGTTATGGGAAAGAACAGGGAAATTATATTCGGAATTATTAGAATTATGTATCAACTTGGGTTTTGAGGAATACCAAACTCATCCGCGTTACCAATATGGAAAGGACCAAAACGTATGA
- a CDS encoding KamA family radical SAM protein, with protein sequence MLVQNSLSEVLRAREELFSRTIWTDPTSQLQNRVKGEELSRYFLLTESERIGIQQTIRLLVSTTPYYLSLSDPTDPNCPIRRMIVPTAEEAVFSLEESSDPLDEERLSPVRGLTHMYPNRVLLFSNHSCSVYCRHCMRGRKVSSNGERMEKADLEAAFAYIRNHPEIEDVVISGGDPLNLADARLEWILHELNQIPHVRICRLGTRNPVTLPFRITEELCKIIDRYNDDNLSIFCHTQFNHPKECTKESKDAILRLLKVGVSVGNQAVLLKGINDDEEIMLNLHKKLLEMRVRAYYLYDPELIPGSRGFRTPLARGIEIVEYMRGKIGGMGIPHFVNDLPGGGGKITIGANWYLGYYPKTRQHAFRSAVTKKIHFSFEPVGSDKESYYPIVSDADWEKFQAE encoded by the coding sequence ATGCTCGTGCAAAACAGTTTATCAGAAGTTCTTCGGGCCAGAGAAGAATTGTTTTCCAGGACAATTTGGACTGATCCCACATCACAGTTGCAAAACCGAGTGAAAGGGGAGGAACTTTCTCGTTATTTTTTACTCACTGAATCAGAACGGATTGGGATCCAACAAACCATCCGGTTACTAGTTTCGACTACACCTTATTATTTATCTTTATCTGATCCCACTGACCCAAACTGTCCCATAAGAAGGATGATTGTTCCCACTGCGGAAGAAGCAGTATTTTCTTTAGAAGAAAGTTCCGATCCATTGGATGAGGAACGGCTAAGCCCTGTTCGTGGGCTCACTCATATGTATCCGAATCGAGTCCTTCTGTTCTCAAACCATTCATGCAGTGTGTACTGTCGCCATTGTATGCGAGGGAGAAAAGTATCTTCCAATGGGGAAAGGATGGAAAAGGCAGATTTAGAAGCTGCATTTGCTTACATTCGAAACCATCCTGAAATCGAAGATGTAGTGATTAGTGGAGGAGACCCATTGAATCTTGCAGATGCAAGGCTTGAGTGGATCTTACATGAGCTGAATCAAATTCCACATGTACGAATTTGTAGACTCGGGACAAGAAATCCGGTTACTTTGCCGTTTCGCATAACAGAAGAATTGTGTAAAATTATTGATAGGTATAATGACGACAATTTATCAATTTTCTGTCATACCCAATTCAATCATCCAAAGGAATGTACAAAGGAATCTAAGGATGCCATATTACGTCTGTTAAAAGTTGGGGTGTCAGTTGGGAATCAGGCAGTTTTACTCAAAGGTATCAATGATGATGAAGAAATAATGCTCAACCTTCATAAAAAGTTATTGGAAATGCGTGTTCGTGCGTATTATCTATATGACCCTGAGCTCATCCCTGGTTCGCGAGGGTTTCGTACTCCACTTGCTCGTGGGATCGAAATCGTTGAGTATATGCGCGGAAAAATTGGCGGAATGGGCATTCCTCATTTTGTGAATGATCTTCCTGGTGGTGGTGGCAAAATTACAATAGGTGCAAATTGGTATTTAGGTTATTATCCAAAAACTAGACAACATGCTTTCCGTTCAGCAGTGACTAAAAAAATACATTTTTCATTTGAGCCAGTTGGTTCCGACAAAGAATCTTATTATCCAATTGTTTCAGATGCTGATTGGGAGAAATTCCAAGCCGAATGA
- a CDS encoding HAD family hydrolase produces the protein MVAFDVDGTLFSSESIIFKTYVQAIEEFAKKTGKITSLPTHDQIINEIGKPVRTIFANLLPSLPESERDSISARVLDLLCDSIRSGGGDFYAGVGSTIHYLKEKGYTITCASNGRKPYIETVLDTAGVLQYFEPIVVINQETIHTKGEILAEYVRKYSLEPNSIAMIGDRFSDWEAARQNGCPFGFCTYGHGVPGEIPDFDWKFDDLTNLKQFF, from the coding sequence ATGGTCGCCTTCGATGTCGACGGGACCTTATTTTCCTCAGAATCCATAATCTTTAAGACGTATGTGCAGGCAATCGAAGAGTTTGCAAAGAAAACGGGAAAAATTACATCCCTACCCACACACGATCAGATCATCAATGAAATTGGAAAACCAGTGCGGACTATTTTTGCAAACCTTCTCCCTTCCTTACCAGAATCCGAACGAGATTCGATTTCAGCCAGGGTTTTAGATTTACTATGTGATTCCATCCGCAGTGGTGGTGGGGATTTTTACGCTGGTGTCGGTTCTACCATTCATTACCTAAAAGAAAAAGGTTATACCATTACTTGCGCATCCAATGGTCGAAAACCTTATATCGAAACCGTTCTCGATACAGCTGGTGTTTTACAATACTTTGAACCCATTGTTGTGATCAACCAAGAGACCATCCACACCAAAGGTGAAATTTTAGCAGAGTATGTACGCAAATACAGTTTAGAGCCAAATTCCATTGCAATGATCGGAGATCGGTTCAGTGACTGGGAAGCGGCAAGGCAAAATGGATGCCCTTTTGGTTTTTGCACCTATGGTCATGGAGTTCCAGGCGAAATCCCAGATTTTGATTGGAAATTCGACGATTTAACGAATTTAAAACAATTTTTTTAA
- a CDS encoding GerMN domain-containing protein → MAVHPQIQEDKWKSLRYFLGGIFFVLVLIEKSMGFDPKVSGNFFPKQGFRNLGKQVEKTKFAEPVDPFQSETFEDDLNWEEEVFNHSYPTNPKSTKQTKVVDETIPEITLPEDRFPGAGKRISAEPGYLPVYFLKFYGSGKNSQSQLVKLTREFPGGDPIVFLFQELTKGPTATEKSKGVLSALTKKIRIEPNYRLENGILHLSISEDLNSGGSMEILKDRLDQITFTYVGNFGIQGVVLYSNGERIRTLGSDGMSLPDVLAKTQRNVILF, encoded by the coding sequence GTGGCGGTACATCCCCAAATCCAAGAAGACAAATGGAAATCATTACGCTATTTCCTTGGCGGGATCTTCTTTGTACTCGTTCTCATTGAAAAGTCTATGGGCTTTGATCCGAAGGTTTCAGGAAATTTTTTTCCGAAACAAGGTTTTCGCAATCTCGGAAAACAAGTTGAAAAAACAAAATTTGCCGAACCAGTAGACCCTTTCCAAAGTGAAACCTTTGAAGATGATTTAAATTGGGAAGAAGAAGTCTTCAACCATTCCTACCCAACAAATCCAAAGTCCACCAAACAAACAAAAGTCGTCGATGAGACCATTCCTGAAATCACCCTCCCTGAAGACAGGTTCCCTGGTGCAGGAAAAAGAATCAGTGCTGAACCTGGTTACCTTCCTGTGTACTTTCTCAAGTTTTATGGTTCTGGTAAAAATAGCCAATCCCAACTTGTAAAACTTACCCGCGAATTTCCTGGCGGGGATCCAATTGTATTTTTATTCCAAGAACTCACTAAAGGCCCCACAGCAACAGAAAAATCGAAAGGTGTGCTTTCTGCACTTACCAAAAAAATCCGAATTGAACCAAACTACCGTTTAGAAAATGGAATCTTACACCTTTCCATTTCGGAAGATTTGAATTCTGGTGGGAGTATGGAAATCTTAAAAGACCGATTGGACCAAATCACCTTTACCTATGTAGGGAATTTCGGAATCCAAGGAGTTGTACTATACTCGAATGGCGAAAGGATCCGTACTTTGGGAAGTGATGGTATGTCCTTACCGGATGTCTTAGCCAAAACACAACGAAACGTGATTTTGTTCTAA